Proteins encoded by one window of Methanomassiliicoccales archaeon:
- a CDS encoding helix-turn-helix domain-containing protein, which produces MMEGFGEIMTLEETAKYLKIGKSTLYKMAREGKIPAVKIA; this is translated from the coding sequence ATGATGGAAGGGTTTGGAGAAATAATGACCCTTGAGGAGACCGCAAAATATTTAAAAATAGGAAAATCTACTCTTTATAAGATGGCAAGGGAAGGAAAAATCCCTGCTGTGAAAATTGCTA